In Euphorbia lathyris chromosome 9, ddEupLath1.1, whole genome shotgun sequence, the following are encoded in one genomic region:
- the LOC136207089 gene encoding uncharacterized protein, which translates to MAISASLVSTLTVTGCRVKFASKPCLSAVSFKLRNNGSVKCKAAGETSQNSLEQTVYQGFYGSWKLEQTDVREVILYRSGLVTAASTFLIAASDAFLPNETSLREIIENNLDLLYTLGAGGLGLSLFLIHIYVTEIKRTLQALWALGVVGSFATYTFLAQPAGKNLIQYVLDNPVAVWFVGPLFAALTGLVFKEGLCYGKLEAGLLTFIIPSVLLGHLTGLMDDGVKLTLLGSWMVLFLVFAGRKFTQPIKDDVGDKSVFMFNSLQDDEKQALIQKLELQKISQDLN; encoded by the exons ATGGCGATATCGGCATCATTAGTCTCCACTTTAACAGTCACCGGTTGCCGAGTGAAGTTCGCTAGTAAACCCTGCTTATCCGCTGTATCATTTAAGCTAAGAAATAATGGATCGGTGAAGTGCAAGGCTGCCGGAGAAACCTCTCAGAATTCCTTGGAACAAACGGTTTATCAAGGCTTTTATGGTAGCTGGAAGCTTGAACAAACGGATGTTCGAGAG GTGATTTTGTACAGATCAGGGTTGGTAACCGCAGCTTCAACATTTCTAATAGCTGCATCAGATGCCTTTTTACCCAATGAAACTTCATTGAGAGAAATAATTGAGAACAATCTTGATTTACTATACACTCTTGGAGCTGGTGGATTGGGGCTGTCATTATTTTTGATTCACATATATGTAACTGAGATTAAACGCACCCTTCAAGCTTTATGGGCACTTGGAGTTGTTGGATCTTTTGCAACATACACATTCCTCGCTCAACCTGCTGGCAAGAATTTGATACAATATGTCCTTGATAATCCTGTAGCTGTCTGGTTTGTTGGACCTCTGTTTGCTGCATTGACAGGACTTGTCTTCAAAGAAG GCCTTTGCTATGGGAAGCTGGAAGCTGGTCTTCTCACATTTATTATTCCTTCAGTTCTTCTTGGGCACCTG ACAGGTTTAATGGATGATGGAGTAAAGCTTACTCTGTTGGGTTCATGGATGGTCCTCTTCTTGGTATTTGCCGGCAGGAAGTTCACACAGCCAATTAAG GATGATGTTGGTGATAAGTCTGTGTTCATGTTCAATTCTCTCCAAGATGATGAAAAGCAAGCCTTGATCCAGAAACTTGAGCTACAGAAGATTAGCCAGGATCTTAATTAG